Proteins encoded within one genomic window of Tidjanibacter massiliensis:
- a CDS encoding fimbrillin family protein, which produces MRKILTVATGILLLAASCSKEADNETKLPAPGENQIRATIEPVFSDATTRSEFDSNMKIIWSLGDQIGVMTPEKPDANMTYAIREQEHCSAGIFTLDADIKLESDTFYAYYPRTANDCCMTDEAELSLVLPAVQTYKKNSFATNANIAVAVSTDGREYAFRNACSYLDVKLQGDGIVLDKIVITAGKDNGLPNQKLYLAGSGKVCFNDYDSEPVFELDGSSDNNRSITLNCDNVALEADAPTDFYFVMPAGTYSGITVDVYTADGQKISYVKGLLGEGLVFERNTVNSFKVETITTAPTDEVEEVDNVYTVSTPQQWNWLAAQVDTGNTFEGKTITLAQDLDFDGIEFISMGMEADYMTDTSLPLHPFQGTIEGNGRTISNVNLSSDGRACGIIGYGRECTVRNLTLSDITVTGAGKWKGALVGYLWNGTVENVHVINALIHPYEETLPQEPYRYSYRIGGMIGFWSGDKDAAISNVSIRNAEVHGSYAIAGLIGGIQGAGKKTIKAAVTDGITVTNHGFPYIYGSDCYFDSAALLGDCTNKRGELVLTNITIGSWALYDQSDESVTKTLTDQTWCHLPYVGEMDGNSPITLDSASLSPIPVTATEG; this is translated from the coding sequence ATGAGAAAAATATTGACAGTTGCGACGGGCATCCTTCTGCTCGCCGCCTCATGTTCCAAAGAGGCAGACAACGAAACGAAACTTCCCGCTCCGGGCGAAAACCAAATCAGGGCGACCATCGAACCGGTCTTCAGCGACGCCACCACCCGTTCGGAATTCGACAGCAACATGAAAATCATCTGGTCGCTGGGCGACCAGATAGGGGTGATGACTCCCGAAAAACCCGACGCCAACATGACCTATGCCATCCGGGAACAGGAGCACTGCTCCGCAGGGATATTCACGCTGGACGCCGACATCAAACTGGAAAGCGACACTTTTTACGCCTACTATCCGCGTACCGCGAACGACTGCTGCATGACGGACGAAGCGGAACTATCTTTGGTACTTCCGGCCGTACAGACCTATAAAAAGAACTCCTTCGCCACCAACGCCAACATTGCCGTAGCCGTCTCGACCGACGGACGCGAATACGCTTTCCGGAACGCCTGCAGTTACCTCGACGTCAAGCTTCAGGGCGACGGCATCGTGCTGGACAAAATCGTCATCACGGCCGGCAAAGATAACGGCCTGCCGAACCAGAAACTCTATCTCGCCGGCAGCGGCAAAGTCTGCTTCAACGACTACGACAGCGAACCGGTCTTCGAACTGGACGGCAGCTCCGACAACAACCGGAGCATCACGCTGAACTGCGACAACGTCGCGCTCGAGGCAGACGCACCGACCGACTTCTATTTCGTCATGCCGGCCGGTACCTACTCGGGAATTACGGTGGATGTCTATACGGCCGACGGACAGAAAATCTCATACGTCAAAGGGCTTCTCGGCGAAGGGCTCGTCTTCGAACGCAATACGGTCAATTCGTTCAAGGTCGAAACCATAACGACGGCACCGACCGACGAGGTGGAAGAGGTGGACAATGTCTATACGGTCAGCACTCCCCAGCAATGGAACTGGCTGGCGGCACAGGTAGATACCGGCAACACCTTCGAAGGCAAGACCATCACCCTCGCCCAAGACCTCGACTTCGACGGTATCGAATTCATATCCATGGGGATGGAGGCCGATTACATGACCGACACCTCGCTCCCCCTCCATCCGTTCCAAGGCACCATCGAAGGTAACGGAAGGACTATTTCCAACGTGAACCTCTCTTCCGACGGACGTGCCTGCGGAATCATCGGTTACGGCAGGGAGTGTACCGTCCGCAACCTGACCCTCTCCGACATCACCGTCACCGGTGCCGGGAAATGGAAAGGCGCGCTGGTCGGCTATCTGTGGAACGGTACCGTCGAGAACGTACACGTCATAAATGCGCTCATACACCCCTATGAGGAGACGCTCCCTCAGGAACCCTACCGCTACTCATACCGTATCGGCGGCATGATAGGATTCTGGAGCGGCGACAAGGATGCGGCCATCAGCAACGTATCCATCCGGAACGCCGAAGTACACGGCAGTTACGCCATCGCCGGACTCATAGGAGGCATCCAAGGCGCAGGCAAAAAAACGATAAAGGCTGCCGTAACCGACGGCATCACAGTCACCAATCACGGCTTCCCATACATTTATGGAAGCGACTGTTACTTCGACAGCGCAGCGCTTCTGGGCGATTGCACCAACAAACGGGGCGAATTGGTCTTGACGAATATCACCATCGGTTCCTGGGCCCTATACGACCAATCGGACGAATCGGTGACAAAAACGCTGACCGACCAGACATGGTGCCACCTTCCCTATGTCGGAGAAATGGACGGGAATTCGCCCATTACGCTGGACAGTGCGTCACTCTCTCCCATCCCGGTCACGGCGACCGAAGGCTGA
- a CDS encoding cupin domain-containing protein → MIELKDYGAEPAVLDIEAYTLGNENFRTALWTGTNLQVTLMTIPVGGEVGLELHPDIDQFLRIEEGEAKVMMGDSKEDLNYVRTAKADHAVFVPAGKWHNLVNLKLA, encoded by the coding sequence ATGATTGAGCTGAAAGACTATGGCGCAGAGCCTGCGGTACTCGATATCGAAGCCTATACGCTTGGAAACGAAAATTTCCGAACGGCATTGTGGACGGGAACCAATCTTCAGGTGACGCTCATGACCATTCCGGTCGGCGGCGAGGTGGGGCTCGAATTGCATCCCGATATCGACCAGTTCCTGCGTATCGAAGAGGGTGAGGCCAAAGTGATGATGGGCGACAGCAAGGAAGACCTTAATTATGTACGGACGGCGAAAGCGGACCATGCGGTATTCGTACCGGCCGGCAAATGGCATAATCTGGTAAATTTGAAATTAGCGTAA
- a CDS encoding site-specific DNA-methyltransferase, with amino-acid sequence MPTLTWIGKEKVVNHHQEVPYRVLEHKYGFRADDPADTTPTNSGNKIIHSDNLEALKSLLPEYEGRIKCIYIDPPYNTGNEKWVYNDNVNDPKIKKWLGEVVGKQGEDLSRHDKWLCMMYPRLKLLHKLLAEDGAIFISIDDNELANLKLLCDEIFGVNNFIGQWHWFKSATPPNLSYKIKKNIEYVLCYEKQKSSTKYKGVQKVSGSDDPMTKPQNSLKILKFPAGSIHVKGADRIIPAGIYGTDKFPNKLLNDLIVTNGVNANEVEFENKFIWLQEKLENELAQNTIINCSNRLVLSYKKQEYDPEVPPNLIDSEVGVNTTEEAGKVLSVIFNGRNIFDYPKDVSLIEYIINFLCSPNDIILDSFAGSGTTAHAVLNLNKKDKGNRKFILVEMEEYAENITAERVRRVMKGYGEGKNAVVGTGGAFDYYELGERMFDEDQNLNERIGEEKIREYIYYTETKRHLDRERTEAAKYLLDTYNATGYYFYYEKERLTTLSIDTLGIVTERAEQYVIYADICTVPPQVLAARNITFKKIPRDIKRF; translated from the coding sequence ATGCCTACACTGACTTGGATAGGAAAGGAGAAAGTTGTCAATCACCATCAGGAGGTGCCGTATCGGGTGCTGGAGCATAAATACGGATTCCGGGCAGATGATCCGGCTGACACGACTCCCACAAATAGCGGTAATAAAATCATTCACAGCGACAACCTTGAAGCGCTGAAATCCCTGCTGCCCGAATACGAAGGGCGAATCAAGTGCATCTATATCGATCCGCCCTACAATACCGGGAACGAGAAATGGGTCTACAACGACAATGTGAATGATCCGAAAATCAAGAAGTGGTTAGGCGAAGTTGTCGGTAAGCAAGGGGAGGATTTGAGCCGCCATGACAAATGGCTCTGCATGATGTATCCCCGTCTGAAGCTGCTACATAAGTTGTTGGCTGAAGATGGTGCCATCTTCATTTCGATTGATGATAATGAACTTGCCAACTTGAAATTGCTTTGTGATGAGATTTTCGGAGTGAATAATTTTATCGGACAATGGCATTGGTTTAAATCAGCAACACCGCCCAATCTCTCTTATAAAATCAAAAAGAACATAGAGTATGTTCTTTGCTACGAAAAGCAAAAAAGCAGCACTAAATATAAGGGTGTCCAAAAGGTTAGTGGTAGCGATGATCCCATGACAAAACCTCAGAATTCATTGAAAATTTTGAAATTTCCAGCAGGAAGTATTCATGTCAAGGGGGCAGACCGGATTATTCCTGCGGGTATATATGGAACGGACAAATTCCCTAACAAGCTATTAAATGATTTGATTGTAACAAACGGGGTAAATGCAAATGAAGTCGAATTCGAGAACAAGTTTATATGGCTACAAGAGAAGTTGGAAAACGAGCTTGCGCAGAATACGATCATAAATTGTTCGAACAGACTCGTTTTATCCTATAAAAAACAAGAATACGATCCCGAAGTCCCACCTAATTTAATAGATTCAGAAGTTGGCGTAAATACTACGGAAGAAGCGGGGAAAGTTTTATCTGTGATATTCAATGGGCGAAATATTTTTGACTACCCCAAAGACGTTTCGCTAATCGAATATATCATAAACTTTTTATGTAGTCCTAACGATATTATCCTCGACTCCTTTGCAGGTTCTGGAACGACAGCCCATGCCGTGCTGAATCTGAATAAGAAAGACAAAGGCAACCGCAAGTTCATCCTTGTGGAGATGGAAGAGTATGCCGAAAATATTACCGCCGAACGTGTGCGGCGAGTAATGAAAGGTTACGGCGAGGGCAAAAACGCAGTGGTCGGTACTGGCGGCGCATTCGACTATTACGAGTTAGGCGAACGGATGTTCGACGAGGATCAAAACCTCAACGAACGTATCGGTGAGGAAAAAATCCGCGAATACATCTACTACACCGAAACGAAACGACATTTGGATCGTGAACGTACCGAAGCGGCGAAATATCTGTTGGACACCTACAATGCGACGGGGTACTACTTCTATTATGAAAAAGAACGTCTTACGACGCTCAGCATCGATACGCTAGGTATCGTAACGGAGCGTGCCGAGCAGTATGTCATCTATGCCGACATCTGCACTGTGCCGCCGCAAGTGCTGGCAGCCCGAAACATTACTTTCAAAAAAATTCCTCGTGACATCAAACGATTCTGA
- a CDS encoding VOC family protein → MTSICTVLAVADIAAARKFYEELFGLEVWQDYGINVSFTCGLALQQAFGWLVGLPEERIAKRPNNMEICFEESDFDGFLKRLERFPGIDRLGTVTEQGWGQRVVRFYDPDGHIIEVGEEMKTVIERFLATGMTLEEVSVRTDVSVGDLTKLLNG, encoded by the coding sequence ATGACATCCATCTGCACGGTGCTTGCAGTAGCGGATATCGCCGCCGCAAGGAAATTCTACGAAGAGTTGTTCGGCTTGGAAGTATGGCAGGATTACGGCATCAACGTATCCTTTACGTGCGGTCTGGCACTGCAGCAAGCGTTCGGCTGGCTGGTCGGCCTGCCGGAGGAGCGGATTGCGAAGCGGCCGAACAATATGGAGATATGTTTTGAGGAATCCGACTTCGACGGTTTTCTGAAGAGACTGGAAAGATTTCCCGGCATCGACCGGCTGGGCACGGTCACCGAACAGGGCTGGGGACAGCGCGTCGTCCGCTTCTACGACCCGGACGGACATATCATCGAAGTCGGCGAAGAGATGAAAACGGTCATCGAACGTTTCCTCGCCACGGGCATGACACTGGAAGAAGTCTCCGTCAGAACGGATGTTTCCGTCGGAGACTTGACGAAACTGCTGAACGGCTGA
- a CDS encoding helix-turn-helix domain-containing protein, which yields MDKPRNRIKEVLEEKGIKQTWLAEKLGKSFCIVNSYVCNRRQPSLEVLFEIANILQVDPKELIKSE from the coding sequence ATGGACAAGCCAAGGAATCGCATAAAAGAGGTGCTCGAAGAAAAAGGCATCAAGCAAACATGGTTAGCAGAAAAGCTCGGAAAGAGTTTTTGTATTGTTAATTCTTATGTATGTAATCGACGTCAGCCGAGCCTGGAGGTATTGTTTGAGATAGCCAATATTTTGCAAGTTGATCCAAAGGAGTTGATTAAAAGTGAATAA